tagatcaaatcaatCCAAAAATTGAGGATTCTAATACCTCAAGATCTCCCTCAATTAGGTTTAGATTTGATCCAATTTCATAAACTTATCATGTTAACAGCCCTTcaattaggttttgattttatctaatttcataaatttatcaTGTTAACAGCAATTAAAACTCCTAAATATATGCTGTGGTATAATTTAATATGCcacattaacaaatttttacaTCGTCAATAAAAAAAGTGACAAAAAAAAACCAACCAACATGATTaacttaaaatctttaaaatataaatttaattaaaaaaattaaagaccaATTTAAGAAATGAACAATCTTTCAGGAACGAATTTGACTAAACCCATACAATTATATGattgatttaataaataattttgtgtaCTCTGTTTTTTATCAACTTTATCtactaaattgataaaaaaattataattttatgtcattggtttaagaaaattaatgaataaCTGAACTGAGAGAATGAGAGATCGAGAGCAAGAGAGGTGGGAAAACACAGGGGGGAGTGCAAAATCACATAAACATGATAAAGATCCCAGGATTTGGAACAAAGAAGAGTATCAACGGTTGGAGCTTGAGTCTTTCTCTGTCTTCGTCGACAATTTGCCAGCAGATATATCAGAAAGAGAGCTTTTTAATATGTTCAAATGGATTGGCAGAATCATCGACATATATCTGTCGCGGAAGAACAAGAATGGCCATGTCTATCTGTTTGCATTTGTGCGATACACTACAAAAGGAGGAGCTCTGAAAGCCGCTGCAGAGATGAATAGTATAGTACTGAGAGGCAGAAAACTGTTTGTTGGAGAAGCGAAGTATAGAAGGAGAGCGGTGGTTCAGAGTACAAGGGGCAAAGAAGTGAAGGGCAGTGCCAGAGAAAGTGATAGAGGAAACAACCCATGACCAAAAAGTGTGAAAGTAGCagaagagaaagaggagagGCAGCCATCGAATGCCCCCAACAAGGATCCCAATAGCAATGGACGGACAAAGAGCATTGAAGTACCGATAGTGAATGAGAATATGGCTTGGTTGCAAAGAAGTATCGTCGGTGGCACGAAATTGCCGATCAATTTTCATGCTTTGCAGCAAAGGATCCACAATGAATGGCTAGGCGTAATGCACGTAAAGGAGTTGGGAGCATATAAAGCAATGATAACGTTTGAATCTGTGCTTCTTGCTGAGGAAGCCTATACTTTTAGAAAGAACGATTTATTAAAGAGAGGAGTGAATCTAGAAGAGTGTGGCTAGATTATTATGGAGTCTCATTACATGCATGGTCAAAAGATACGTTTCGCAGAATTGGGGAGCAGTGGGGGGAGGTGGTGGAGTGTGATAAGCTAACGGAATCATGTAATTCGTTCAGCGTTGGTCGGGTACTGATTGATACATGTGTTTTtgatatgattaatgaatggaTGCACGTTACAATCGGTGCAAGTGAGTTTGACGTTCTTGTACGAGAAGTATGGGAGAGGTATATCGGGACGAATGCTTTCGGGAGAGCAAGCAAGGGATACGAGACGGGTATAAAGCTGATGGAGGAGAGATGCAGCATGAAGAACAGGGTGGCATATTGCACAACTGCGATGAGCGGGCGGAGGTTGCTTGGGACCAGGCAGTAATCCTCATGACGGTGGAGAATAGGATGGACGAACATGCAAAGGGTAGCTTTGTAAATTCACGTGAGATTTTGAATGAGTGGAATCACACGAATTCAAATTATTATTCTGGAAACGGTAGATACGCGAAATTAAAGGCAGGGGAGGATTCTCAGGGATCATTTGATATCAATGATGAGGTGGATTCTGAGGAAACAATATCTCAAGATTATTGTGTATGCAACGGTAACCAAACCAGGGCTGGAACAAGAAATGGAATTGGGCTAGGATCCAACAAGCCCATTAAGGGGGGAAAGGAAATGAGGAGGAAAGGGAGAGTAGGGCCTGCACGGACCACCCAAACCGGGTAGCGTGCCGTAAGGTGTTGGGTTAAGTCCCGCAACGAGCGCAACCCTCGTGCTTAGTTGCTAACATGAAGTTTGGAACCCTGAGTAGACTACCGGTGATAAGCTGGAGGAAGGTGAGGATGACGTCAAGTCATCATGCCCCTTATGCCCTGGGCGACACATGTGCTACAATGGCCGGGACAAAGGATCGCGATCCCGCGAGTAAGGCCTGCACGGACCACCCAAACCGGGTAGGAGCTGACCCGGTAACCACCTTAACCCGGAATGAGAAGAAGCGGACGGGTCACGCTGCTTTCCTCGCGCCAAGTCCTGCGACAAGCGAGGCTGAGCCTGGGAGGCCACTAAGGAGAGATGATGGCCAGGGACAGATCTCGTTGCCGGTGGGGAAATCTGCCGCCTTGTTAACCCGCCGAGATGGTGGGGTGCAGATCGTGGGTGCGGAGAGGCTTGAACCTGAACGAGTGAAGGTCGCAGGGGCTGCATCTCGCATCAGACCAGAAAGAGATCGTGGCAAGCAGCTCGCGCCGACGGAGGTAGCGCAGAAGAAGGCAACGGGGACGCCTGCAGAATGCCAGGTTGGAGACGGAGATGGATTGATAGACGCGGGAGAAGGAAGGCGGTGTAGAAACGGAAGGGGCATGACCACAGTACCGGTCCAAGAACAATGGGGATCCTGTAACTCAGAAGACATAACACGGGGTACTGGAGGTGCGGGCAATGGCAATGGAAGTGATAGTGTTACAAGCCGTGACGCAGCAGAGGAGGAGCAGAATATAGGTAGCGGTACAAGTTTGGGGCTGGAGGAGGGAGAAATTGTGATGGAGGAATTGGTTGCGGTAACTGGAAGTGCCCAGGAGAAACAGCGCGACACTGACCATCACAATTGTAAATAAATTGAACCAGGGCTGGGGGCTGACTTGGAGGGTGATACTGACCATcacaatgaagaacaaagaccAAGATGGGAAGCGAAAATGGCTGAGAACAAAGAGGCTTGGAAATTGGCTGTAGAGTCAGGTGCTCAGTACAGCGATGAGGAGGATATCATAGCTATCTTGCAGGAGCAGAATGAAGCGATTGCTCTGAAGCGACGGCAGGCGAAGCAGAAAGACAAAATACGAAGAAGCTGCCCAAAAACTTGTAAACAAGTGTGTACTAATTTTATGAAATGATTTTAAGTTCATGGAATGTTAGAGGGTTGGGAGGTTCAGGAAAAGTTGGTATGTTGAGGAATTTTAAAAGTAAGTTTAGGTTGGATATGTTGGGTTTAGTAGAAACAAAGAAGGAACTTGTGAATAATCTTGATGTAGCTCGTATATGGGGTAGAGACAGAGCATGTTGGGAGTTTGTAAGTTCAACTGGGGCTTTTGGAGGGTTATTGTTAATCTGGGATGATGGGGTTTTTAAAATGACTAATTGCTACAAAGGAGATAGATGGCTGTGTGTAGAAGAAGTTGTGGTAAAAGATAATTTTCATTGTGCTATCTGTTTGGTGTATGGACCTCATGAAAGAGCTGAGGAAAGAGTTGAGAAGGCCTCTATTTGGGATGAATTGAGCTATATTGCAGGATTGGTCCAGGTGCCGTTTTGTTGTTTGGGGGATTTTAATGAAATCCTGCATATGGAAGAACAAAAAAGGTGCGACTAGATTGTCGACGTCGGCAGAAGATTTTAGAGCATGGATCAATGATATGGAATTGATTGACTTGGCACTAAATGATCGAAAGTATACATGGTTTAGAGGACAGTCGTGCAATCGTATTGACAGGTGCTTAGTTTCTGTGGAGTGGACTGATGTATACTCGGATATGCGTCTAAGGGGAGGTCCAAGGGGTTTATTGGATCACTGCCCCTTGATTATAGAAGACAGCAGAAACTTTGATGGCCCAAGACCATTTCGCAGCTTAGATTCCTGGTTCACACATGACGGATTTTTGAGAATGGTAAAGGAAGAGTGGAGGGGATTAGGTGAGGTGCATTTCTTAGAGAAGATGAAAGCGTTGACAACACCTTTGCGCAAATGGCATAAGCAACATTTTGGGGATATAACCGAGAAGATAAAGAGGTTTGAGGAAGAAATAAAGAAGGTAGATGACATGGTTAGCAGTGGACGATACGATGATACAATGGAGGCAAAGAGGAGGGCGTTAGTGAGGTGCTGTGAAAAGTGGTATGTGAGGCAAGATGTTCACTGGAAGCAAATGTCTAGATCTCGGCATGCGAGTGAGATGGATAGAAACACAAGGTACTTCCATAATATAGCTTCGGCGAGGAGAAGGAATAACAGGATTGAGACTTTGGTAATTCACGGGAGACTAGTGCGGACTCAAGCAAGAATTAAGACTGCGATTCGAGACTTTTATAAATGTCTGTACCATCAGGAGGATTCTCCAAATGTAAGCTTTAGGGATGGATTGGTTAATCGGTTGGGGAGGGAGGAAGCTGAAACTCTAGAGGTGTTACCGTCAGTGGATGAAGTGAAAGAGACGGTCTGGGACTGTGAATCGTCTAAGGCTCTAGAGAGTAATGGGTACAACATGAACTTTATAAAAAAAGTATTGGAATGAAATTGGAACGGAGTTCACTACAGCTGTGATGAGCTTCTTCGAGACTGCATCATTACCAGGGGATTCTAATGTCACATGGGTAGCATTGGCTCCGAAGTTCATTGGGGTTAAAGAGATAAAGGATCTCAAACCTATCAGCATGGTTGGTTGTGTCTATAAAGTCATCTCTAAATTGTTGACACGAAGAATGAAGA
This sequence is a window from Arachis duranensis cultivar V14167 chromosome 2, aradu.V14167.gnm2.J7QH, whole genome shotgun sequence. Protein-coding genes within it:
- the LOC107472811 gene encoding uncharacterized protein LOC107472811 codes for the protein MAENKEAWKLAVESGAQYSDEEDIIAILQEQNEAIALKRRQAKQKDKIRRSCPKTCKQDWSRCRFVVWGILMKSCIWKNKKGATRLSTSAEDFRAWINDMELIDLALNDRKYTWFRGQSCNRIDRCLVSVEWTDVYSDMRLRGGPRGLLDHCPLIIEDSRNFDGPRPFRSLDSWFTHDGFLRMVKEEWRGLGEVHFLEKMKALTTPLRKWHKQHFGDITEKIKRFEEEIKKVDDMVSSGRYDDTMEAKRRALVRCCEKWYVRQDVHWKQMSRSRHASEMDRNTRYFHNIASARRRNNRIETLVIHGRLVRTQARIKTAIRDFYKCLYHQEDSPNVSFRDGLVNRLGREEAETLEVLPSVDEVKETVWDCESSKALESNGYNMNFIKKVLE
- the LOC107472810 gene encoding uncharacterized protein LOC107472810 produces the protein MRDREQERWENTGGSAKSHKHDKDPRIWNKEEYQRLELESFSVFVDNLPADISERELFNMFKWIGRIIDIYLSRKNKNGHVYLFAFVRYTTKGGALKAAAEMNSIVLRGRKLFVGEAKYRRRAVVQSTRGKEVKGSARESDRGNNP